GCTGCCGAGCCGGATGTTGAAAGCCGGGTCGAGCAGGCGGCCACCGGGCAGGTGCCCGAGTCCCATTTCACGCCGGGCCAGGGTGCGCGCGGTGGCGGGCATCAGTTGCATCAGGCCCAGTGCGCCGGCCTGCGAGTGGGCGTCTGCCATGAAGGCGCTCTCCTGGCGGATGACCGCGTAGATCCAGGCCGTGTCCAGCGCGTTCTGTCGGGACTGGTCGATGACGATCTCCTGGTGTTCCAGCGGGAAACGCAGTTGCAGGTCGTCCCAGTAGCCGGTGCGTGCCAGGGTGAAGATAGCCTGGTCGTGCCAGTTCGCCGATTCGGCGATCAGGGCGGCTGCCTGCAATGCCTGCTGGTCCAGCCGGCGGGTGGCGTAGTGCCATTCGCGGCGTGCCGCCTCGTTGCGTGAGAGCGCATGCAGTTCCAGGGCGCGGCGTACTCCGGGCAGGTGCCGGACCTGGGCGATCGCGGCCAGGTCGGCAGGGGTCTGGCGGTCGAGCAGATGATAGGGCGCGCCGATGCGGTCGGCAGCGAGAAAACCGTAGTAGGAGCGCTTCTTCGCCAACCGTCGGTAGAAGGCACGGGCGGCCTCGTGGCGGCCGGCGCCTTCCAGGGCGCGCGCCATCCAGTATTGCCTGCGTTCGCTGTCGTGTTCGCTGGTCGGCCAGTTCGGCAGGTCCGCGAGCAGTTGTTGCCAGTCATGGCGCAGCAGTGCCGCGTTCAGCCGGGCGGTGTACAGGCGGGTGTCGCCCGCGGCCGGTGTTACCGACAGGATCCAGGCATAGGCCTGCTCGCTGTCGTCGTGGTCCAGGGCCAGGGCGATGCGCCGTGCGATGGCGTGTCGCTGCTCTCGGGTAAAGGGGTAACGGTTGCGCACCGCGCGCCACAGGCGCAGCGCCGCCAGGCCGTCGTTGCGTGCCTGGCGCGTGACGGCATGCAGCAGGATGGTCTCGCGCCAGAGGTGATCGGCGCGAAAGCCCGGGTCGTCGAGGATGGCCCTGGGGTGCCGGTGCACGCGGATCCAGCGCTCCACCCAGTCGCGCTCGCTGCTGTCAAGCTTCTTGCCCAGGTAGCGGGCCAGCCTGGTCTGGCCTGCCTTCATTGCCAGGGCAATCCTTTGCCAGGTCAGCTCGGGGGTGCGTCGGCCGGCACGCTCCCAGGCGGCGAACACTGGGTCGCAGGCCCTGGGGCGTGAACGGCCGTGCAGCCAGATCTTCTCCACTCTGGGCCAGGCTTCGCGTGCCCGGCCGGTCTCGATCAAGGCCTGGAGATGATGACTCTGGCGCTGGACGCTGCGCTGTGGCACGTAGTCTGCGAGGTAAAGCCGCCAGCGCCGCTTGCGCGCGAGCAGGTCCAGCCAGTTGCGGCGCAGCATGTCGGCCACCGGGGTGCCGGCGTGGTGTTGCAGGAACCGCTGGACCTCGCCGGGGCGTGCATGCGCCAGGTCGTGACGCAGGCGGGCCAGTTCCAGATAGGGGACGAGGGGATAGTTGCGGAGCTGGCGTAACAGCCACTGGTAACGCGCGGAATCGCCTTGCTCGATTGCCTGCTTCAGCCTGCAGGAAGAGCGCGCGCTGTGTCGTTGCCGTGTCGCCGGTCGCCTGGGCCAGCAGCAGCCCCAGGAGGATGGCGATCAGCCAGCTCCCCGGTACGCTGTGCGGGGGGTCTTTGGCGTCCCTGGTCACGGTTGTTCCTTGTTCTCGCGGGTCCCTGCCTTCGTGCCCCAGACTAGGCCAAGACGCGGGCCGCGGCAATCCCCGATCGTCCATGACCTGCGTCGCAGGATTGCGCGTGCTATTAACCCGGCACCCATCCATGTCACCCTCGGCCACCACGAGCGTGCCCGTGGACGTCGTTGCCGCACCTCGACAGGGAATGACCCTGCCTTCGGTGCGGCGCCTCGCCACGGCCGCGCTCGTGGTGGCCGAGGGTGACATGGATGGGTGCCGGGTTAATATGTTTCGCCACCTTCGACAGGAAACGAGGCAGGCCGACCGCAGGAGGGCGGGAGAAATGCTGGATATCGCCACATTGCGGGAGCTCGAACGCTTGCTGGCGCGGGTCGCCGAGCGTGAGCTGTTGCCGCGCTTCGAGCATGTGCGGGCGCGTACCAAGGCCGACGGCAGCCTGATCACCGACGCCGACCTGGGCATGCAGGCCCGGCTGTTCGACGAGCTGGCGGCACGCTGGCCGGAGATCGCGCTGCTCGGCGAGGAGATGAGCGACGATCGCCAGCTCTGCCTGATGGACGAGTGCCATCGCGGCCTCTGGGTGCTTGATCCGCTCGACGGGACCTCCAATTTCGCTTCCGGCATCCCCTTCTTCGGTGTCTCGCTGGCGCTGCTGAGCGACGGCGTGATCCAGGCCGGGGTGGTGCTCGATCCGCTGCGCGGCGAGTCTTTCAGTGCCTTGCGTGGCCAGGGGGCCTGGCTCAACGGCGAACCCCTGCGCCTGTCCGGTGAGGGGCCGGGGCTGGCACAGGCGATGGCCATGGTGGACTTCAAGCGCCTGCCCGCGCCGCTGATCGAACGCCTGGCGCGCGCTGCACCCTACCGTTCGCAACGCAGTTTCGGCTCGGTGGCGCTGGACTGGTGCTGGCTGGCCGCCGGTCGCGTGCAGGTCTACCTGCACGGCGGGCAGAAGCTCTGGGACTATGCCGCAGGCAGCCTGGTGCTGCACGAGGCAGGCGGGATCGGCGGCCTGTACGAGGACTTCGACGAACACCCCATGAGTCGCCTCAGCCTGCGTCCGCGCATCGCCATGGCGGCCACCACCGCCGAGCTGTTCGAGGCCTGGCGAGCCTGGCTGGGGAGCTGATCAGGCCGTCTCCAGGTCGCGGGCGAGCAGCACCAGCCAGTGCAGTACCGGCGGGCCTTCCTCGTCGTGCAGGTGGCTCAGGCAACCGATGTTGGCGGTGACGATCAGCTCCGGGTGTTCCACGGTCAGTGCCGCGCGCTTGCGTTCGCGCAGGCGCTGCGAGAGTGTCGGCTGGGTGAGCGCGTAGGTGCCGGCCGAGCCACAGCACAGGTGGCCCTCGGCCACCGGTACCAGCTGATAGCCCAGCGATTCGAGCAGGGT
The sequence above is a segment of the endosymbiont of unidentified scaly snail isolate Monju genome. Coding sequences within it:
- a CDS encoding inositol monophosphatase family protein, whose protein sequence is MLDIATLRELERLLARVAERELLPRFEHVRARTKADGSLITDADLGMQARLFDELAARWPEIALLGEEMSDDRQLCLMDECHRGLWVLDPLDGTSNFASGIPFFGVSLALLSDGVIQAGVVLDPLRGESFSALRGQGAWLNGEPLRLSGEGPGLAQAMAMVDFKRLPAPLIERLARAAPYRSQRSFGSVALDWCWLAAGRVQVYLHGGQKLWDYAAGSLVLHEAGGIGGLYEDFDEHPMSRLSLRPRIAMAATTAELFEAWRAWLGS